From Paraburkholderia sabiae, a single genomic window includes:
- a CDS encoding sugar ABC transporter substrate-binding protein, with protein MHLAKRLASTISRATAVIALVATTATSAHAAAANAKVILLGADDVCAYCAAYNTAARQYATEKGIDLKIVTNKFDAAQQAAQVDQAIAQKPAAILLWAIDGTALLPSMHKIQRAGIPLLLTNVLPDQKYNSLWAGYSGVNDEALARAGAHLLVDGFKAKGLGTTGEIIELTGYVGQAQVIARQHGFEDELAKIAPGIKIVGVQPGNWDQGTATTAAAGLFTKFGANIKGVYAQEDAMAAGAIVAAERAGLAPAKMAIVGSGCEPVGVELLKSGKLYGTVLQSPMDEAHYAIDGVVDLLNGKAPDKLRYVPHPAVTGKESVDSVCKSWPKSSS; from the coding sequence ATGCATCTCGCCAAACGTCTCGCTTCAACAATCTCTCGCGCGACCGCCGTGATCGCGCTGGTTGCTACCACCGCCACCTCCGCACATGCAGCTGCGGCCAACGCAAAGGTCATCCTGCTGGGCGCTGACGACGTCTGTGCCTATTGCGCAGCCTACAACACCGCTGCGCGGCAATACGCTACGGAGAAAGGGATCGATCTGAAGATCGTCACCAACAAATTCGATGCAGCTCAGCAAGCCGCGCAGGTCGACCAGGCAATCGCGCAGAAGCCGGCCGCGATCTTGCTGTGGGCGATCGATGGCACAGCGCTGCTTCCGTCGATGCACAAGATCCAGCGTGCCGGCATTCCACTCTTGTTGACGAACGTCCTTCCCGATCAAAAATATAACAGTCTGTGGGCCGGATACAGCGGTGTGAACGACGAGGCCCTGGCCCGCGCTGGAGCGCATCTGCTGGTCGACGGATTCAAGGCAAAGGGACTGGGTACCACAGGCGAGATCATCGAACTTACGGGATACGTGGGGCAGGCGCAAGTCATTGCGCGCCAGCACGGCTTTGAGGACGAGTTAGCCAAAATTGCACCGGGAATCAAGATCGTCGGCGTACAACCGGGCAATTGGGATCAAGGTACCGCGACCACCGCTGCGGCAGGGCTGTTCACCAAGTTCGGCGCAAACATCAAAGGGGTGTACGCGCAGGAAGACGCCATGGCCGCCGGTGCGATTGTCGCAGCGGAGCGCGCGGGCCTGGCACCCGCAAAGATGGCCATTGTGGGTTCGGGATGCGAGCCCGTCGGAGTCGAACTGCTCAAGTCGGGCAAGCTCTACGGCACTGTTCTCCAGTCGCCCATGGACGAAGCGCACTATGCGATCGATGGCGTCGTTGACCTGCTCAACGGAAAAGCGCCCGACAAGCTGCGATACGTCCCGCATCCGGCGGTAACGGGAAAAGAGAGTGTCGATAGCGTTTGCAAGTCTTGGCCCAAATCCTCCAGCTGA
- a CDS encoding sugar ABC transporter ATP-binding protein, whose protein sequence is MTDSILVAHDLSKRYGGVQALRSVGFELRRQEIHGLCGENGAGKSTIVKILGGFVKPDTGTVTVDGVSIALGERVDPRLISIVHQELSIVPHLSVSENVMLGAPEVGAIYLRSRFDAIVRKHLDAVGLSHIDPSKPASTLSLAERQLVEIARGVARGAKVLLLDEPTATLSDAEISRVFSVLRTLRDAGTSLVIISHRLDEIFALTDRVTVFRSGQHVWTRRTDELTNDELVRAMIGRDLVRGDHATSRVPRDSGTLRIRTRNHALAARFKAFDLAFAPGEIVAVVGQLGSGADAFIETLAGLHPAYTGHIELDGKAVLLHSIEAAHAEGIAYVPEDRAGKGVFLDAPIGINLTSHILPQVSTRGWISSPVEHDRASSLAGEFQIDPSRLPHDVSTLSGGNQQKVAIAKAVSTKPRLLLLNEPTRGVDIGARAEIYTRIRKLTEGGMTVIFYSTDLEEIMEVAERIVTVYRGSIVRFWERETATNDDILHDILHGSGILEAV, encoded by the coding sequence ATGACCGATTCCATACTCGTCGCGCACGATCTCAGCAAACGCTACGGCGGCGTGCAAGCACTTCGCAGTGTCGGCTTCGAACTCAGACGTCAGGAAATCCATGGGCTGTGCGGCGAAAACGGCGCAGGCAAGAGCACCATCGTCAAGATCCTCGGCGGATTTGTCAAACCCGACACCGGAACCGTCACGGTCGACGGAGTATCGATCGCGCTTGGTGAACGTGTTGACCCGCGCCTTATCTCCATCGTCCACCAGGAACTATCAATCGTCCCTCACTTGTCCGTCTCCGAGAACGTCATGCTCGGAGCACCGGAAGTGGGAGCCATCTATTTGCGCAGCCGCTTCGATGCGATCGTGCGCAAGCACCTCGACGCGGTCGGCTTGTCACACATCGATCCCTCGAAGCCTGCCTCTACCCTCAGCCTGGCAGAGCGTCAACTCGTCGAAATCGCACGCGGGGTCGCGCGGGGTGCGAAGGTACTGTTGCTCGATGAACCCACTGCAACCCTATCAGATGCGGAAATTAGCCGCGTGTTCAGCGTCCTCCGCACTCTGAGGGATGCAGGCACGTCACTAGTCATCATAAGCCACCGGCTTGACGAAATCTTCGCCCTCACCGATCGCGTCACGGTGTTCCGGAGCGGCCAGCACGTCTGGACGCGTCGGACCGACGAGCTCACAAACGATGAACTGGTTCGCGCCATGATCGGCCGCGATCTTGTGCGCGGAGACCACGCCACATCCAGAGTGCCGCGCGACTCCGGGACACTGCGCATCCGGACAAGGAATCACGCGTTGGCGGCTCGATTCAAGGCCTTTGATCTGGCATTTGCCCCTGGGGAAATCGTGGCCGTCGTTGGGCAATTAGGATCTGGAGCGGACGCATTCATCGAAACGCTGGCAGGATTGCACCCAGCATATACCGGGCACATCGAACTCGACGGAAAAGCTGTGCTATTGCATAGCATCGAAGCCGCGCACGCGGAGGGCATCGCCTACGTTCCGGAGGATCGTGCCGGAAAAGGCGTCTTTCTGGACGCGCCGATCGGCATCAATCTTACCTCCCATATTCTTCCCCAAGTGAGCACGCGAGGCTGGATCTCTTCTCCGGTAGAACACGACCGTGCGTCGTCCCTCGCCGGCGAATTCCAGATCGACCCCAGCAGACTACCTCACGACGTTTCGACGCTAAGCGGTGGAAATCAGCAGAAGGTCGCAATTGCAAAGGCTGTTAGCACGAAACCACGGCTACTGCTGCTAAACGAACCAACGCGCGGCGTCGATATCGGCGCTCGCGCCGAGATCTATACGCGCATTCGAAAACTCACTGAAGGAGGCATGACGGTGATCTTTTATTCGACGGACCTCGAGGAGATTATGGAGGTTGCAGAACGAATCGTAACTGTCTACCGGGGGAGCATCGTTCGATTTTGGGAGCGAGAAACCGCGACCAATGACGACATCCTGCACGACATTCTGCATGGCAGTGGTATCCTGGAGGCAGTATGA
- a CDS encoding ABC transporter permease has translation MKMVISSTPNASKTNQSQFRIWLRNEFSPNRVQATTVRLLCLIVFAGAGMVVPHFASTANLSSIVYSTAAIGTAAIGLAAVTLCGELFLLSTGATAAFAAIVFVSALGFGSVAACVAAVAVGLTIGFLQGLAVGLLRCNPIIASIAAASVITGVASLLTGGRTIIGEGDVSWLGLGVLFPGLPHQGLLLVVAALVLEIVMQRTRFGRELRLVGINRVAARIAGLRTRLTALVSCTLAGGTAAMAGVLVASQSGTANLLIGTDLTFSAIAAVLVGGIGIAGGRGRISDAAFGALFLAIIGNLLLVNNLPYEAQLAVKGAAVLISVAIGSVLSGKRR, from the coding sequence ATGAAGATGGTGATTTCTTCGACCCCCAACGCATCCAAAACGAACCAGTCGCAATTCCGCATCTGGTTACGCAACGAATTCAGCCCGAATCGTGTGCAGGCAACGACGGTCCGGCTGCTTTGTTTGATCGTGTTCGCCGGAGCGGGAATGGTTGTCCCGCACTTTGCTTCAACTGCCAACCTCTCTTCGATCGTCTACTCAACTGCGGCGATCGGCACTGCGGCAATCGGTCTTGCGGCCGTTACGCTTTGCGGCGAGCTATTTCTCCTCTCCACCGGCGCGACGGCTGCGTTTGCAGCAATCGTGTTCGTGTCTGCGCTTGGATTTGGCTCGGTCGCAGCATGCGTTGCCGCCGTGGCGGTCGGGCTAACCATCGGCTTTCTTCAAGGGCTAGCGGTCGGACTGCTGCGTTGCAATCCGATCATCGCATCGATCGCAGCGGCATCAGTGATTACGGGAGTGGCGTCGTTGCTCACGGGCGGAAGGACGATCATCGGCGAGGGCGACGTATCATGGCTTGGGCTGGGTGTGTTGTTTCCGGGGCTACCTCATCAAGGGCTGCTTCTGGTTGTCGCGGCGCTTGTGCTTGAGATCGTTATGCAACGTACCCGATTCGGCCGTGAATTGCGGCTCGTCGGCATCAATCGCGTTGCCGCGCGTATTGCAGGTCTGAGAACCCGGCTCACTGCACTTGTCAGCTGCACCTTGGCCGGTGGTACTGCGGCGATGGCCGGCGTTCTCGTCGCATCACAGTCTGGGACAGCAAATCTGCTGATCGGCACCGATTTAACCTTTAGCGCGATCGCCGCGGTGCTCGTTGGAGGAATCGGTATTGCCGGGGGACGGGGAAGGATTTCGGACGCCGCATTCGGCGCCCTCTTCCTCGCGATAATCGGGAACCTGTTGCTCGTCAACAACCTGCCCTACGAAGCGCAACTTGCGGTCAAAGGTGCAGCGGTCCTCATCTCGGTCGCGATCGGCAGCGTCCTCAGCGGAAAGCGCCGCTAA
- a CDS encoding ABC transporter permease, with protein MNILIQRAPWRLFLPIALLLIFSISNRDFVSLGNVYALLQSFALLGLVTLGLSLTMVAGEFDLSVGSISAVAGLVLVKCGESHPILGIAAALAAGIAIGLANGGLTRTLRVSSLVTTLGSMILLNGVAVWLEGGQVLAYNNFEEADLLDSAIAGILSTRSLITLGVFTLTGGMLAFTRVGRDIRAAGSNRRAAEMAGANVSLALYVAFALSGALAALTGALTSISLSTASSRFGTDLVLQAATAAIVGGVTLSGGVGSPTGIALGALTFAILNNGLSLLGVPSATILLLNGGLLFIVLVSNGRQIFPRLALRH; from the coding sequence ATGAACATACTCATACAGCGTGCCCCGTGGCGCCTCTTTTTGCCAATCGCTCTTCTGCTTATCTTCTCGATCAGCAATCGCGATTTCGTGTCGCTCGGTAATGTTTACGCCCTGCTGCAGTCGTTCGCACTTCTGGGCCTCGTAACGCTGGGTCTTTCACTAACAATGGTTGCCGGAGAGTTCGACCTGAGCGTCGGTTCCATCTCCGCGGTGGCCGGCCTCGTTCTCGTAAAATGCGGAGAGTCTCACCCGATTCTTGGCATCGCGGCGGCCCTCGCAGCCGGAATCGCGATTGGCCTTGCAAACGGCGGTCTCACGCGCACGTTGCGGGTATCTTCCCTCGTCACTACTCTCGGCTCGATGATCCTCCTCAATGGCGTCGCTGTCTGGCTCGAGGGTGGCCAGGTGTTGGCCTACAACAATTTCGAGGAGGCCGATCTGCTGGACTCAGCAATCGCCGGCATTCTCTCGACACGCAGTCTGATCACACTCGGGGTCTTCACTCTGACGGGAGGAATGCTGGCATTCACGCGGGTCGGCCGCGACATCCGGGCAGCAGGCAGTAACCGGAGAGCCGCCGAAATGGCCGGTGCAAACGTATCGCTTGCCCTTTACGTTGCGTTCGCCTTGTCGGGCGCCCTTGCCGCACTGACGGGTGCCTTGACTTCGATCAGCCTGTCAACGGCATCTTCGCGATTTGGCACAGACCTCGTACTCCAGGCTGCAACTGCTGCAATTGTCGGAGGCGTTACGCTCAGTGGCGGGGTCGGTTCACCAACGGGAATTGCCTTGGGTGCACTGACGTTTGCGATATTGAACAATGGTTTAAGTTTGCTCGGCGTCCCTTCAGCGACCATTCTCCTTCTGAATGGTGGGTTGCTGTTCATTGTTCTTGTCTCCAACGGCCGGCAGATATTCCCGCGGCTAGCCCTCCGGCACTAG
- a CDS encoding GMC family oxidoreductase, with product MNNEVFDYIVVGGGAAGCVVAGRLSEDPTKRVLLLEEGPHDRSIFIRAPGGFFKLHGTKRTFTYAGEPEPACGGRTYPFLQGRVLGGGLSINAMVYMRGQKEDFEDWRNMGCSGWGYEDVLPYFRMSESNARYSLPFHGVDGPLTISDADHRHELSNAFVRAAQEAGYRDGRPIPFNPDFNGGMQEGAGFYQSFTYRGERVSTARAYLDRKQKNLAVQTDAMVTRIIVENRRAVGVAVRTRSGEHRVSARNEVILCAGAFMSPKILMLSGIGPAAHLAELGIKVEADLPGVGANYQDHLITPVDAILKEPVSLMGQDRGWNAARNGFQWLMFRTGALASTVVECGGYFDIDGDGRPEINLNALAVSSAGWGDPLPQDVHCFSLAPLCLTCHSKGEVRLRTRDAEQPPRVLGNFFAHEQEMRNQVEGVRLARHIMRAPSLAKYLKSEQLPGAAVSDETKDIEEYIRARSSTGLHAAGTCAMGVTNDAVVDLQLNVRGIEGLRVADASVMPKVVRGNTAAATIMIAERAADFIRRSGSGKIEKLQSVASVATAI from the coding sequence ATGAACAATGAAGTGTTTGACTACATCGTGGTTGGCGGTGGTGCGGCCGGGTGCGTCGTTGCGGGCCGGCTCAGTGAAGACCCAACCAAGCGGGTGTTACTGCTTGAAGAGGGGCCTCATGACAGGTCCATATTCATCAGAGCTCCGGGTGGATTCTTTAAGCTACATGGAACGAAGCGTACGTTCACATATGCAGGGGAGCCTGAACCTGCCTGCGGCGGTCGGACGTATCCGTTTCTTCAGGGACGCGTGTTGGGCGGGGGGCTCTCTATCAACGCGATGGTCTACATGCGCGGTCAGAAGGAAGACTTCGAAGACTGGCGAAACATGGGGTGCTCCGGATGGGGCTATGAGGATGTATTGCCGTACTTCCGGATGTCCGAAAGCAATGCACGCTATTCCCTGCCGTTTCACGGGGTAGACGGCCCGCTAACGATATCCGACGCCGATCACCGTCACGAACTTTCTAATGCGTTTGTCCGGGCTGCGCAGGAAGCGGGCTATCGTGACGGCCGACCGATTCCGTTCAATCCGGATTTCAACGGCGGTATGCAGGAAGGGGCAGGCTTTTATCAATCGTTCACGTACAGAGGAGAGCGCGTTAGCACCGCGCGAGCGTACCTGGACCGCAAGCAAAAAAATCTGGCTGTGCAGACGGACGCTATGGTGACCCGAATCATCGTGGAAAATCGTCGAGCGGTGGGTGTGGCCGTCAGGACGCGTTCTGGCGAACACAGGGTTTCGGCTCGAAACGAGGTGATACTCTGCGCGGGGGCCTTCATGAGCCCCAAGATCCTCATGCTCTCGGGCATTGGGCCTGCTGCGCATCTCGCTGAACTAGGTATCAAGGTTGAGGCAGACTTGCCGGGGGTCGGGGCGAACTATCAGGATCACCTGATCACACCCGTCGACGCGATCTTGAAAGAGCCTGTTAGTCTGATGGGGCAGGACAGAGGGTGGAATGCGGCGCGCAACGGTTTCCAGTGGTTAATGTTCCGAACTGGCGCACTGGCCTCGACCGTAGTCGAATGTGGCGGATATTTTGACATTGACGGCGACGGAAGGCCCGAGATCAATTTGAACGCGCTCGCTGTCTCTTCTGCGGGTTGGGGAGACCCGCTGCCTCAGGACGTGCACTGTTTTTCGCTTGCACCGTTATGCCTGACCTGCCATTCGAAGGGGGAAGTTCGTCTGCGGACCCGAGATGCGGAGCAACCACCACGAGTACTTGGAAACTTTTTTGCCCATGAGCAGGAAATGAGAAACCAGGTGGAAGGCGTCCGTCTGGCACGACATATAATGCGCGCGCCGTCGCTGGCGAAATATCTGAAATCAGAACAGCTGCCGGGGGCCGCTGTTTCGGACGAAACCAAGGATATCGAGGAGTATATTCGCGCACGAAGCTCCACCGGTCTGCACGCAGCCGGAACGTGCGCGATGGGCGTCACGAACGATGCTGTTGTTGATCTTCAACTGAACGTGCGGGGCATTGAAGGATTGCGCGTAGCAGATGCATCAGTAATGCCGAAGGTGGTTCGCGGAAACACCGCAGCCGCGACTATCATGATAGCCGAGCGAGCGGCAGATTTTATCCGCCGTTCCGGCAGTGGAAAGATTGAGAAACTCCAGTCTGTCGCAAGCGTTGCAACCGCGATATAA
- a CDS encoding nuclear transport factor 2 family protein produces the protein MARYINADDRALILDALAKYCWGYDEGDFDMLADAFTEDATTGGTVTHTDIGWGPVVGRAEIVAVLSGIRRSQTDQRRHIISTGRFEEQTPTTAKLSIYIVVLASKDGETRVATAGRYLIEAVKETDGEWRIRRLDAILDSAF, from the coding sequence GTGGCACGCTATATCAACGCCGACGATCGTGCGCTTATCCTCGATGCACTTGCAAAGTATTGCTGGGGCTACGACGAAGGCGATTTCGACATGCTCGCCGATGCCTTCACAGAAGACGCAACTACTGGCGGCACGGTAACGCATACCGATATCGGATGGGGCCCTGTAGTCGGGCGTGCCGAAATCGTCGCTGTCCTCTCTGGAATCCGCAGATCTCAGACGGATCAACGTCGCCACATCATCAGTACCGGGCGGTTCGAAGAGCAAACACCCACAACTGCGAAGCTCTCGATCTACATCGTCGTTCTCGCCTCAAAGGATGGCGAGACGCGTGTCGCGACGGCTGGCCGCTACCTCATTGAAGCCGTCAAGGAGACCGATGGCGAGTGGCGGATACGGCGGCTGGACGCGATTCTCGACAGCGCTTTTTGA
- the hpaR gene encoding homoprotocatechuate degradation operon regulator HpaR, with translation MLLLRAREKMMERFRPLISAYGLTEQQWRVIRALDECGPLEPRQISDLCTISSPSMAGVLARMEAQDLVVKERFADDQRRILVSLTEKSTQLVLTLSADLEAEYRVLERDVGAPVVDRLYKAIDELLVGLDRE, from the coding sequence ATGCTGCTGTTGCGGGCCAGAGAAAAGATGATGGAACGCTTCCGTCCTTTGATAAGTGCATATGGACTGACCGAGCAGCAGTGGCGCGTAATCCGCGCGCTCGACGAGTGCGGGCCGTTGGAGCCACGGCAGATTTCCGACTTATGCACGATCTCGAGTCCCAGTATGGCGGGCGTTCTTGCGCGGATGGAGGCGCAAGACCTTGTTGTGAAAGAACGGTTTGCGGATGATCAGCGCCGCATTCTGGTTTCACTGACGGAGAAAAGCACGCAGTTGGTACTGACATTGTCAGCGGATCTTGAGGCCGAGTATCGGGTGCTGGAGCGTGACGTCGGTGCGCCCGTCGTCGACCGGTTGTATAAGGCTATCGACGAGTTGCTCGTCGGCCTGGATCGAGAGTGA
- a CDS encoding fumarylacetoacetate hydrolase family protein has product MFVVNDHLIHLEEEPMPRDMDVRRVRELLAQVKTCRTPVDGTVYGTLLNDRAALDALGGAVNAPPYKAPPQAPVLYVKPRNTLAGHGTEIVVPDGVEGVQIGGSLGIVIGRTACRVNVDEALDFVAGYTVVADLCVPHESVYRPSVRFRARDGFCVIGPAIVARRHVADADALNIEISIEGKHTLHANTATSIRNVARLIADVTDFMTLAPGDVLTLGVPHGAPVALPGDKVRVTIGDWAPLDFSMTTQGGAR; this is encoded by the coding sequence ATGTTCGTCGTAAATGACCATCTGATCCATCTCGAAGAGGAGCCCATGCCTCGCGATATGGATGTGCGGCGCGTCCGTGAACTGCTGGCGCAAGTTAAAACCTGCCGAACCCCCGTCGACGGTACGGTCTACGGCACACTGTTGAACGACCGTGCCGCGCTCGATGCGTTGGGCGGCGCGGTGAACGCGCCCCCGTACAAGGCGCCGCCACAAGCCCCTGTGCTGTACGTCAAGCCGCGCAACACACTCGCAGGGCATGGCACAGAAATCGTTGTGCCAGACGGCGTCGAAGGCGTACAGATAGGCGGTTCACTGGGCATCGTCATCGGACGCACGGCGTGCCGCGTGAACGTCGACGAGGCACTGGACTTCGTCGCGGGTTACACCGTCGTCGCGGATCTCTGCGTGCCACACGAAAGCGTCTATCGGCCGTCGGTCCGCTTTCGCGCACGCGATGGTTTTTGCGTGATCGGCCCCGCCATCGTCGCGCGTCGGCATGTTGCCGATGCTGATGCGTTGAACATCGAAATCAGCATCGAAGGAAAGCACACGCTTCATGCAAACACCGCGACGTCGATTCGAAACGTCGCGCGGCTGATCGCCGATGTCACCGATTTCATGACACTCGCGCCAGGCGACGTCCTGACACTCGGCGTGCCGCACGGTGCGCCCGTAGCGCTTCCTGGTGACAAGGTGCGCGTCACAATCGGCGACTGGGCGCCGCTTGATTTTTCGATGACCACCCAAGGAGGCGCGCGATGA
- a CDS encoding fumarylacetoacetate hydrolase family protein, with product MMRGRVAYAGAIHEAYPHERGVRLADGRICREEDVVWLAPIEFGTIFALGLNYAEHAKELQFSKQDEPLVFLKGPGGVIGHRGVTRRPADVTFMHYECELAVVIGRPAKEVKREDAMQYVAGYTIANDYAIRDYLENYYRPNLRVKNRDGGTVLGPWFVDAADIANVAQLELRTYVNGKLHQQGRTRDLVTDIPALIEYLSSFMTLAPGDIILTGTPDGIVNVDVGDEVICEIDGLGRLANVIASDADFNRD from the coding sequence ATGATGCGAGGCCGTGTTGCATACGCTGGCGCCATTCACGAGGCGTATCCGCACGAACGCGGCGTGCGGTTGGCCGATGGCCGAATTTGTCGCGAAGAAGACGTCGTGTGGCTCGCGCCTATCGAATTCGGCACGATCTTCGCGCTCGGCCTGAACTACGCCGAGCATGCAAAAGAGTTGCAATTCTCGAAGCAGGACGAGCCGCTCGTGTTTCTCAAGGGGCCCGGCGGCGTAATTGGCCATCGCGGTGTAACGCGCCGTCCTGCCGATGTCACGTTCATGCACTACGAGTGCGAGCTTGCCGTTGTGATTGGCCGCCCCGCGAAAGAAGTGAAGCGCGAGGACGCGATGCAGTATGTAGCCGGGTACACGATCGCGAACGACTACGCCATCCGCGACTATCTGGAGAACTACTACCGCCCTAACCTGCGCGTAAAGAACCGCGATGGGGGTACGGTGCTCGGCCCCTGGTTTGTCGACGCAGCGGATATTGCCAACGTAGCGCAGCTCGAATTGCGCACCTACGTAAACGGCAAGCTGCATCAGCAAGGCAGGACCCGTGACCTCGTTACCGACATTCCCGCGCTGATCGAATATCTCAGCAGCTTCATGACGCTTGCGCCGGGCGACATCATCCTGACGGGCACGCCCGATGGCATCGTCAATGTGGATGTCGGCGACGAAGTCATCTGCGAGATTGACGGTCTTGGCCGTCTCGCCAACGTAATTGCATCCGACGCGGATTTCAACCGCGACTGA
- the hpaE gene encoding 5-carboxymethyl-2-hydroxymuconate semialdehyde dehydrogenase, with product MRIEHLINGKNTASREYFETVNPATQEVLAEVASGTASDVDAAVLAAKDAFPAWAAKPAAERAKLVRKLGELIAKNVPELSDSETRDTGQTISQTRKQLVPRAADNFTYFAEMCTRVDGHTYPTDSHLNYTLFSPVGVCALISPWNVPFMTATWKVAPCLAFGNTAVLKMSELSPLTASMLGDLALEAGIPAGVLNVVHGYGKDAGEPLVAHPDVRAISFTGSTATGNRIVQTAGLKKFSMELGGKSPFVIFDDADFERALDAAVFMIFSNNGERCTAGSRILVQKSIYAKFAERFVERAKGLTVGDPMADSTIVGPMISQAHLAKVRSYIELGPKEGATLACGGLDAPSSLPEALKKGNFVKPTVFVDVDNRMRIAQEEIFGPVACLIPFEDEAEAIRLANDISYGLSSYVWTENTGRALRVAASIEAGMCFVNSQNVRDLRQPFGGTKASGVGREGGTWSYEAFLEPKNVCVSLGSHHIPRWGV from the coding sequence ATGCGAATCGAACATCTGATCAACGGCAAAAATACGGCTTCGCGCGAGTATTTCGAAACCGTCAATCCCGCCACGCAAGAAGTGCTGGCTGAAGTCGCGAGCGGCACGGCGTCGGACGTCGACGCTGCCGTGCTCGCCGCGAAAGACGCGTTCCCCGCATGGGCCGCGAAGCCCGCCGCCGAGCGTGCGAAACTCGTGCGGAAGCTCGGCGAGCTGATCGCGAAGAACGTCCCCGAACTCTCCGATTCAGAAACGCGCGATACAGGGCAGACCATTTCGCAAACGCGCAAGCAACTGGTGCCGCGCGCCGCCGACAACTTCACGTACTTCGCGGAGATGTGCACGCGCGTCGACGGCCACACCTATCCGACCGACTCGCACCTGAACTACACGCTGTTTTCTCCTGTCGGCGTGTGCGCGTTGATCTCGCCGTGGAATGTGCCGTTCATGACGGCGACGTGGAAAGTCGCGCCGTGCCTGGCGTTCGGCAATACGGCCGTTCTGAAGATGAGCGAGCTTTCGCCGCTGACAGCGTCAATGCTGGGAGATCTCGCGCTCGAAGCCGGGATTCCCGCGGGCGTGCTGAACGTCGTGCACGGGTATGGCAAGGACGCAGGCGAGCCACTAGTCGCGCATCCGGATGTGCGCGCGATTTCCTTCACGGGTTCAACGGCGACGGGCAACCGCATCGTGCAGACGGCTGGTCTGAAGAAGTTTTCGATGGAACTGGGCGGCAAGTCGCCGTTCGTGATCTTCGATGATGCCGACTTCGAGCGTGCGCTCGACGCCGCCGTGTTCATGATCTTCTCGAACAACGGCGAGCGCTGCACGGCAGGCTCGCGCATTCTCGTGCAGAAGTCGATCTACGCGAAGTTCGCGGAGCGCTTTGTCGAGCGCGCAAAAGGGCTGACTGTCGGCGATCCGATGGCAGACAGCACGATCGTCGGTCCTATGATCAGCCAGGCGCATCTGGCGAAAGTGCGCAGCTACATCGAACTCGGTCCGAAGGAAGGCGCGACGCTCGCGTGCGGCGGGCTGGATGCGCCGTCGTCGTTGCCTGAGGCTTTGAAGAAGGGCAACTTCGTCAAGCCCACGGTATTCGTCGACGTAGACAACCGAATGCGTATCGCACAGGAAGAGATCTTCGGTCCTGTTGCGTGTCTGATTCCGTTCGAGGACGAAGCCGAAGCGATCCGCCTCGCCAATGATATTTCATACGGTCTTTCGAGCTACGTGTGGACCGAGAACACGGGCCGTGCGCTGCGCGTGGCGGCTTCCATCGAAGCAGGCATGTGCTTCGTGAACAGCCAGAACGTACGCGATTTGCGCCAGCCGTTTGGCGGCACAAAAGCCTCGGGTGTGGGACGCGAAGGCGGTACGTGGAGCTACGAGGCATTCCTTGAGCCGAAGAACGTGTGCGTATCGCTCGGCTCGCATCACATTCCGCGTTGGGGCGTTTGA